From one Babesia bovis T2Bo chromosome 3, whole genome shotgun sequence genomic stretch:
- a CDS encoding cAMP-dependent protein kinase catalytic subunit PRKX-like family protein: MMYEKDDGVGCASGLIAMLKRFFLRYAKANDSGNLRTKNPPAKLRKEDFEFVRTLGTGGFGRVILAIPKGIDGITEPCAIKRLKKHSLIVQKQVDHVVSEKKLLSSVNHPFIVNMLGTFKDPHYLYIVMECVFGGDFFGYLRSVDKLESESAMFYAAQITCIFDYMHSHNIIYRDLKPENLLVGSDGYLKLTDFGFAKVVELRTYTLCGTPEYLAPEILLNKGHGKAVDWWTLGILIYEMLVGYPPFYNEDPMGIYKKILDCRLVFPRNYDPDAKALTKQLLTFDPSKRIGNLHKGAKDIIASQWFAKMDFDKLLQKKLTPPYVPELKGKNDTTKFGTYPDSVEVPRAVEGKADPFDNW, translated from the exons ATGATGTATG AGAAAGATGATGGCGTGGGATGTGCCTCCGGCTTAATAGCCATGCTTAAGAGGTTTTTTCTCCGCTATGCCAAGGCTAACGACAGTGGTAATTTAAGGACAAAGAATCCCCCTGCCAAGCTAAGGAAGGAGGACTTTGAATTCGTTCGCACACTTGGTactg GTGGTTTTGGCCGTGTTATTTTGGCAATTCCTAAAGGTATTGACGGAATCACCGAGCCTTGTGCTATTAAGCGCCTTAAGAAGCATTCTCTGATTGTTCAGAAGCAGGTTGACCACGTGGTATCTGAAAAGAAGCTTCTTTCCAGCGTTAACCATCCTTTCATTGTGAACATGCTTGGTACTTTTAAGGATCCTCATTATCTTTACATCGTTATGGAATGTGTTTTTGGAGGTGATTTCTTTGGTTATTTGCGTAGTGTTGACAAGTTGGAGAGTGAATCTGCTATGTTTTATGCTGCTCAGATTACTTGCATTTTTGACTATATGCATTCACACAACATCATTTACCGTGATTTGAAGCCCGAAAATCTGCTTGTTGGTAGTGATGGATACTTGAAGTTGACTGATTTCGGTTTTGCTAAGGTTGTGGAGCTCCGTACATACACGCTTTGTGGAACGCCTGAGTACCTGGCCCCTGAAATTCTGCTAAATAAAGGACACGGCAAAGCTGTGGACTGGTGGACACTGGgcattttaatatatgaAATGCTTGTTGGTTACCCACCATTCTATAACGAGGACCCTATGGGCATATACAAGAAGATTTTGGATTGTCGTTTGGTATTTCCCCGTAACTATGACCC TGACGCAAAAGCGCTTACCAAGCAACTTCTCACTTTTGATCCTTCTAAGCGCATTGGTAACTTGCACAAAGGGGCTAAGGATATCATTGCTAGTCAATGGTTTGCGAAGATGGACTTCGACAAACTGTTGCAAAAGAAGTTAACTCCACCTTATGTTCCTGAGTTGAAA GGTAAAAATGACACCACGAAATTTGGTACATATCCCGACTCAGTTGAGGTACCGCGTGCGGTTGAAGGCAAAGCAGATCCTTTTGACAACTGGTGA
- a CDS encoding RNA recognition motif domain containing protein, with amino-acid sequence MASDQAYRTGESLPNHTLYVSNLDDRIHVNDLRKLLYEFLIPYGEIVDISARRTQKLRGQAFVSFSEIASAISAFKGVNGRSFLDRPLKVAYARNQGYKSMKPAECYRLLTSARSLPSEQVMIEDTLDANSEGGERHTLFVENLHPDMNKMSVELLFQQYPGYKDTRFVEGKCVAFVDFATAYQGEVALQGLQGFSVSHSHALRISFAKSPSQ; translated from the exons ATGGCGTCGGATCAGGCATATCGTACGGGTGAGTCCCTTCCCAACCATACACTATATGTGTCAAATTTGGACGATCGCATTCACGTGAATGATTTGCGCAAGTTACTTTATGAGTTTTTAATTCCATATGGCGAGATCGTTGATATTTCTGCGCGTCGTACTCAGAAGTTGCGTGGTCAAGCATTTGTCTCATTTAG TGAAATAGCGAGTGCCATATCAGCTTTCAAGGGTGTTAATGGCCGTTCTTTTTTGGATCGTCCATTGAAAGTAGCTTACGCCCGAAATCAGGGCTATAAATCTATGAAGCCTGCTGAGTGTTACCGTCTCCTGACGTCGGCGAGGTCACTTCCGTCGGAACAGGTTATGATTGAAGATACTTTAGACGCTAATTCTGAAGGTGGTGAACGTCATACATTATTTGTGGAGAATCTGCATCCTGACATGAATAAGATGTCGGTTGAGCTTTTGTTTCAGCAGTATCCAGGTTACAAGGACACTCGTTTTGTGGAGGGGAAATGTGTTGCATTTGTTGATTTTGCTACTGCGTACCAAGGTGAAGTGGCTTTACAGGGTCTGCAGGGTTTCAGTGTGTCTCATAGTCACGCATTGCGTATATCGTTTGCCAAGTCACCATCACAGTGA
- a CDS encoding putative eukaryotic translation initiation factor 3 subunit 6, producing the protein MAPSVEEHTPYDITSRISPYLDVEMLLHVLDWLADKETSSDELADVRADVAKKVESQKLTDEKFKEVEAELLMKIEPLKEALGIYKKSQVNRISSSAERIWLVSLPQWLASQENVTLEIDSEAEQAVFMLAKLYSNQGDWSKCKQWLVYYLENVAKYTYDGNTPANRAKCYWGILRSITVGVLLPSTEAELIAMASTPLPNDENREVSILEPDLPRTAVQCIVRLAELLGNEEIGKTRKEMVLKRVWLLHWAMFYVFKYHIPLSQVKTKGAKSYEWPHVQEYLIDDRNMAVVQIVAPHLLRYYAVYAILHRNRKDHFKVISAAISNGKSKYSDTFTALVGALFVDFNFEDAQKHIARIQDACRLDVFLDPLKFQIEEHSRHIIFETYCRIHKSINLDLIAQKVNMSALEAERWIVGLIRHSHLEAKIDSEKNCVEISTVPPNLYQQVIEKTQNLTLRSNIILQNLINADSSGPVYTRSQDDKGAKRSGQQQRRQQNTRFQNFSQRDFFRSAEVEQ; encoded by the coding sequence ATGGCGCCCAGTGTGGAGGAACATACGCCGTACGATATCACCTCGCGCATCTCTCCGTACCTTGACGTTGAGATGCTCCTACATGTGTTAGATTGGCTAGCAGATAAAGAAACATCTTCCGATGAATTGGCAGATGTAAGAGCGGATGTAGCCAAAAAGGTGGAATCACAGAAATTAACAGACGAAAAGTTCAAAGAAGTTGAAGCCGAGCTTCTGATGAAAATTGAACCGCTAAAAGAAGCTTTAGGGATTTATAAAAAAAGTCAAGTTAATCGCATTTCCTCATCAGCAGAACGCATCTGGTTGGTATCACTGCCGCAGTGGTTGGCATCACAAGAAAATGTCACTTTAGAAATTGACTCAGAAGCGGAGCAGGCTGTTTTTATGTTGGCTAAATTGTATTCCAATCAAGGTGACTGGTCAAAATGCAAACAATGGCTAGTGTACTACCTAGAAAATGTAGCCAAGTATACCTATGACGGTAACACACCAGCAAACAGAGCCAAATGCTATTGGGGTATTCTTAGGTCAATCACAGTCGGCGTCCTATTACCCTCTACCGAAGCTGAACTCATCGCCATGGCGAGCACACCACTCCCTAACGATGAAAACAGGGAAGTTAGCATACTGGAACCTGACCTACCAAGGACAGCGGTACAATGTATTGTACGCCTCGCAGAGTTGTTAGGTAATGAGGAAATTGGTAAGACGCGCAAAGAAATGGTCCTTAAGCGTGTATGGCTGTTACATTGGGCCATGTTTTACGTTTTCAAGTACCACATACCGTTGTCCCAAGTAAAAACTAAAGGTGCCAAGAGCTATGAATGGCCTCACGTACAAGAGTATCTTATTGATGATCGGAATATGGCAGTAGTACAGATAGTGGCGCCACACTTGTTGAGATATTATGCAGTTTATGCAATTCTACACAGAAATCGTAAAGATCACTTTAAGGTAATCAGTGCCGCTATATCAAACGGAAAGTCAAAGTATTCGGATACATTCACAGCCCTGGTAGGTGCGTTGTTTGTGGATTTTAACTTTGAAGACGCGCAAAAACATATAGCCCGTATACAGGATGCATGTCGATTAGATGTCTTCCTAGACCCACTCAAATTCCAAATAGAAGAACATAGTAGacatatcatatttgaAACCTACTGCCGCATACACAAGTCAATCAACCTTGATCTCATTGCACAAAAGGTAAACATGAGCGCACTAGAAGCAGAAAGGTGGATAGTGGGATTAATTCGCCATTCTCACCTAGAAGCAAAGATCGATAGTGAGAAGAATTGTGTCGAAATTTCAACAGTACCACCAAATCTGTACCAACAAGTAATCGAAAAGACGCAGAATCTAACGTTGAGGTCGAACATAATTTTACAGAACCTCATAAACGCGGATTCATCAGGACCGGTATACACGCGGAGTCAAGATGACAAGGGAGCCAAACGATCAGGTCAACAACAGCGTAGGCAACAGAATACTAGGTTCCAAAATTTTAGCCAGCGCGACTTCTTCCGTAGTGCTGAAGTGGAACAGTGA
- a CDS encoding Spherical Body Protein 2 truncated copy 3 (SBP2): MEVARRNNGFRKVAKWIAGAIVVAGAATGGVDGGLLSIFKNAAREEDKLLHAPEAVGFVTSLGKKYTNKDIDDLVDRTGLKGTGGVTRHMLAVRRDELLREMNKFNSILEVLPEEIAVEAGKYATYDKLPAALAKEVKWNYFNKKHFGLMEQVPQDLADEMLKCDIYEGFSGKLIDKINAFLHPFDPSTVIIDESHRGKSAGSAPTTPGSTEVTEKSEKTKDAIKESDDSVKEGEESKEEEE; the protein is encoded by the coding sequence ATGGAAGTAGCAAGGCGTAACAACGGCTTccgcaaggttgccaagtgGATTGCTGGTGCCATTGTTGTGGCAGGTGCTGCTACTGGAGGTGTTGATGGAGGATTGTTATCTATCTTTAAGAATGCTGCCAGGGAAGAGGATAAGCTATTACATGCACCTGAGGCTGTAGGTTTTGTCACTTCTCTTGGCAAAAAGTACACTAACAAAGATATAGACGATCTTGTAGATCGAACTGGTTTGAAAGGTACCGGTGGAGTTACCCGTCATATGTTAGCAGTCAGGAGGGATGAATTATTACGTGAAATGAATAAGTTTAACTCAATTTTGGAAGTCCTTCCAGAAGAAATTGCTGTCGAGGCAGGCAAATATGCAACTTATGATAAATTACCAGCTGCTTTAGCTAAAGAAGTGAAATGGaattattttaataaaaaaCATTTTGGACTTATGGAACAAGTTCCTCAAGACCTAGCAGATGAAATGTtgaaatgtgatatttaCGAAGGATTTTCAGGCAAGTTGATTGATAAAATCAATGCATTTTTACATCCTTTCGATCCATCTACTGTGATTATTGATGAATCACACCGTGGAAAGAGTGCTGGTAGTGCACCGACCACACCTGGAAGTACTGAAGTTACAGAAAAAAGCGAAAAGACGAAGGATGCAATAAAGGAGAGTGATGATAGTGTAAAAGAAGGTGAGGAGTCcaaagaagaagaggaatAA
- a CDS encoding Pre-mRNA splicing factor PRP21 like family protein, producing MGNKIEDIIFPPKYVRTIIDKTAQFVSKNGEQFEQRLRAEQSDGAAGAGAKFAFLSPDNAYHAYYKLKLTELRNGIDVEIKPSIPQAILDRRKKLELKNQFKERLLALTDFGSSSADHELGEPETDTFSFTQPFVASMDMDIIKATACFVARNGQRFLVELTKREKNNPQFDFLNPSHCLFGFFTNLTESYTKCLLPTKPQVAKLNMIAQDRVAYLRVCQKRANWCAQQQAKLASEEMRKAEERMEMHSIDWHAFFIAETITFSVAEENLPPPIDFTQPGSGLQLMIRNPITVATARNTGEQLTSIIPQDPNEIDPDKPILVDDQESSATSPSMGDHSINGTMDGDSVEEHSHVSKFTDAPDSYKRRVARDNDISVVQDGDEIIKVKKSYTRKSKASEASEMQRCPITGQMVPSSEMSAHLKIVLLDPKWKHQKQRFMEKAMKESAFAPMEDVEGNLASFVAGRPDLFGSADDEVSAGSTNT from the exons ATGGGTAATAAAATAGAAGATATTATTTTCCCGCCCAAATATGTTAGAACAATTATAGACAAAACCGCGCAATTCGTCTCTAAAAATGGTGAACAGTTTGAGCAGCGACTCCGGGCAGAACAAAGCGACGGAGCGGCTGGAGCGGGTGCTAAATTTGCATTTTTAAGCCCAGATAATGCCTACCATGCGTATTACAAATTGAAGCTTACAGAGCTGAGGAATGGAATAG ATGTTGAAATAAAACCTTCTATTCCACAAGCCATATTAGACAGACGCAAAAAGCTTGAATTAAAGAATCAATTCAAAGAAAGGCTCCTTGCTCTCACTGATTTCGGATCCTCTAGCGCGGACCATGAACTCGGGGAGCCGGAAACAGACACATTTTCATTTACTCAACCTTTTGTTGCTTCAATGGACAT GGACATTATTAAAGCCACTGCGTGCTTCGTTGCTAGGAATGGACAAAGATTTTTAGTGGAACTAACAAAGCGTGAAAAAAATAACCCGCAGTTTGACTTTTTGAACCCATCACATTGTCTGTTTGGTTTTTTTACCAATCTTACGGAATCCTACACAAAATGTCTACTTCCTACAAAACCTCAAGTCGCAAAGCTCAATATGATAGCACAGGATAGAGTAGCTTACCTAAGAGTTTGTCAGAAACGGGCAAATTGGTGTGCACAGCAGCAGGCAAAACTAGCATCAGAAGAAATGCGTAAAGCTGAAGAACGTATGGAGATGCACTCAATCGATTGGCATGCGTTTTTCATTGCTGAGACAATAACATTTAGCGTT GCAGAGGAAAACTTGCCTCCACCTATAGACTTCACTCAACCAGGGTCAGGTCTGCAACTCATGATTAGGAATCCTATAACAGTGGCAACTGCGAGGAATACCGGGGAACAACTGACGTCTATCATTCCACAGGATCCAAATGAAATTGATCCAGATAAACCTATATTAGTGGATGACCAAGAATCATCGGCGACGTCACCCTCTATGGGAGATCATTCTATCAATGGAACAATGGATGGAGATTCAGTTGAAGAACATTCACATGTGTCAAAATTCACAGACGCACCCGATAGTTACAAACGCAGGGTAGCCAGAGATAATGACATCAGTGTTGTGCAGGATGGCGATGAAATAATCAAAGTGAAAAAGTCATATACCAGAAAATCAAAAGCTTCTGAAGCTTCAGAAATGCAAAGGTGTCCCATTACTGGTCAAATGGTGCCCTCTAGCGAAATGTCAGCACACCTTAAGATTGTGTTACTAGACCCTAAATGGAAACACCAGAAACAAAGATTCATGGAGAAGGCCATGAAGGAAAGTGCATTCGCACCCATGGAAG ATGTGGAGGGTAATCTTGCATCTTTCGTCGCTGGGAGGCCCGATCTCTTTGGTTCAGCAGATGATGAGGTATCAGCTGGAAGTACCAACACATAA